Genomic window (Piliocolobus tephrosceles isolate RC106 unplaced genomic scaffold, ASM277652v3 unscaffolded_12599, whole genome shotgun sequence):
accattttattattattattattattctttttagatttattaatgttatttactttttttgagttactttttgtttcGTTCTTCTTTTTATCACTTTTCAACATACTTTTTGCAGACTTcgcttttttttcttcattcaaattatttggtttattttttttttgaattgtttttttgacctgttttttttccttatcaaCTTGTGTTTTAATAGCTACAGtagttttttcatttgtgttattattatcattgttcctatcattctcttcctttttgtcATCTGTATTTGCAGCGTTGTCATCTGTATTTGCAGCGTtgtcatctgtatttacagcttgGTCATCTGTATTTTCAGCTTggtcatctgtatttacagcttgGTCATCTGTATTTTCAGCTTGGTCATCTGTATTTTCAGCTTGGTCATATGTATTTTCAGCTTGATCATCTGTATTTTCAGCTTGATCATCTGTATTTTCAGCTTGGTCatctatattttcaaaatgtttaccTGTATTCTCAACGCTGTCATCTGCGTTCTcgtctttttcatatgtttcatcATTAGTTTCGTTTTCCGCATGTCcatcagttttttcatctgtatctTCGTTAGTATTCTCATATTCATACTTATTAGTTTcgtcttcttctgcttcttctttatatgttttatcaccatcttcatcttc
Coding sequences:
- the LOC111533257 gene encoding sarcoplasmic reticulum histidine-rich calcium-binding protein-like, producing the protein MSFENVINFLSLNENDKAYEDTIKDTSVENEEVSNSELVTEEYGKNINNEKEKEKSDDENVKTDEEMTREDEDESDKPYEAHSSENKNSDHAESDHAESDHVESDHVESDHVESDHVESDHAESDHVESDHAESEHAESDHAESDHAESEHAESKHAESEHAESEHAESEHAESGPADINKEPSFEENNSESEKEKEDEDGDKTYKEEAEEDETNKYEYENTNEDTDEKTDGHAENETNDETYEKDENADDSVENTGKHFENIDDQAENTDDQAENTDDQAENTYDQAENTDDQAENTDDQAVNTDDQAENTDDQAVNTDDNAANTDDNAANTDDKKEENDRNNDNNNTNEKTTVAIKTQVDKEKKQVKKTIQKKNKPNNLNEEKKAKSAKSMLKSDKKKNETK